The following proteins come from a genomic window of bacterium:
- a CDS encoding site-2 protease family protein, translating to MEELMITVLGFLVVIGICVFVHEFGHFIIAKLFGFRVNVFSIGFGKRILGVRFGQTDYRISLLP from the coding sequence TTGGAGGAACTCATGATCACCGTGCTCGGCTTTCTGGTTGTTATCGGCATATGTGTTTTCGTACACGAATTTGGACACTTTATCATCGCAAAACTTTTTGGTTTCCGGGTAAACGTTTTTTCCATCGGCTTCGGCAAAAGAATTCTTGGCGTACGCTTTGGCCAGACCGATTACCGGATATCGCTCCTGCCG